In one window of Bacteroidales bacterium DNA:
- a CDS encoding 6-phosphofructokinase translates to MSKKLTYKGTIGILTGGGDVPGLNPAIRAITIRAIREGYKVIGIRCGWKGLINIIRDKKYDNSSCFVELTEEIVNKSGRSGGTYLHTSRTRPSHIDVMDVPIHLKDEYIEEMNDLTPEVLKNLEWLGIDYLIPIGGDDTLSYSVRLYKEGVKIIAMPKTMDNDVPGTDYCIGFSTCITRTIMMTNSLRTSAGSHERLLVLEAFGRYAGFTALLPTMAGAANRCVIPEHKFNIERLTELLIEDRFTNPSKYSVVLISEGATFEGQDEMMFKSNEKDAYGHAKLGGIGDIVSAKLKELSPNYNNHRIVNVINQKLGYLVRCGDPDAMDSIVPMAYGNLALDLILKGIHGRLVILRNGRYDNCPVDIVISQKKIVDVDKFYNTDRLRPQYKSFELAPLLIMT, encoded by the coding sequence ATGTCAAAGAAACTAACATATAAGGGTACTATAGGTATTTTAACCGGTGGTGGTGATGTTCCCGGTTTAAATCCTGCAATTCGAGCAATTACAATTCGTGCTATACGTGAAGGATATAAAGTAATAGGAATTCGTTGTGGCTGGAAAGGATTGATAAATATTATCCGTGATAAAAAATATGATAATAGTAGTTGTTTCGTTGAGCTTACTGAAGAAATAGTTAATAAATCAGGCAGATCCGGTGGTACATATCTGCATACTTCCCGCACACGACCAAGTCATATTGATGTTATGGATGTTCCAATACATTTAAAAGATGAATATATTGAAGAAATGAATGATCTTACTCCTGAAGTATTAAAAAATTTGGAATGGTTAGGAATTGATTATCTAATACCGATTGGTGGTGATGATACTTTAAGTTATTCTGTAAGATTATACAAGGAAGGTGTAAAAATAATAGCTATGCCTAAGACTATGGATAATGATGTGCCCGGAACTGATTATTGTATTGGGTTCAGTACCTGTATTACAAGAACTATAATGATGACTAATAGTCTTCGTACCTCAGCTGGTTCACATGAAAGGCTTTTAGTACTTGAAGCTTTTGGGCGGTACGCAGGATTTACAGCTTTATTACCTACAATGGCAGGAGCTGCAAATCGTTGTGTTATACCTGAGCATAAATTTAATATTGAACGCTTAACCGAATTATTGATTGAAGACAGGTTTACAAATCCAAGTAAATATTCGGTAGTTTTAATATCAGAAGGAGCAACTTTTGAAGGGCAGGATGAAATGATGTTTAAAAGTAATGAAAAAGATGCATATGGACATGCAAAATTAGGAGGAATTGGTGATATTGTTTCTGCTAAATTAAAAGAACTATCACCAAATTACAATAATCATCGAATAGTTAATGTTATTAACCAAAAATTAGGATATTTGGTACGATGTGGTGATCCTGATGCTATGGACTCAATAGTTCCTATGGCATACGGAAACCTTGCTTTAGACCTGATACTTAAAGGTATCCATGGACGACTGGTAATTTTAAGAAACGGAAGATATGATAATTGTCCTGTTGATATTGTTATAAGTCAAAAGAAAATCGTTGATGTCGATAAATTCTATAATACTGACAGATTAAGACCGCAATATAAAAGTTTTGAGCTTGCACCATTGCTGATAATGACATAA